The following are encoded in a window of Micropterus dolomieu isolate WLL.071019.BEF.003 ecotype Adirondacks unplaced genomic scaffold, ASM2129224v1 contig_13784, whole genome shotgun sequence genomic DNA:
- the LOC123966599 gene encoding glycine N-acyltransferase-like has product MKQDSALFCISSGISVSSLDESHVGLVNQTWKFGKSGEAARMIRNMLANFPSCCVLDAEGKPVSWILTYASCAMRILYTLPEHRGKGFARVLVSAMAKKLHTQGYPVYCFIEEENMLSYRLFKNLGFIEDPSYRETWFIFSDL; this is encoded by the coding sequence ATGAAACAGGattctgctctgttctgcatCAGCTCAGGGATCTCAGTGAGCTCTCTGGATGAATCTCACGTTGGCTTGGTGAATCAGACGTGGAAGTTTGGAAAGAGCGGGGAGGCTGCCAGGATGATCCGGAACATGCTCGCAAACTTCCCCTCCTGCTGCGTGCTGGATGCAGAAGGAAAGCCCGTGTCCTGGATCCTGACTTATGCGTCGTGTGCCATGAGGATTCTGTACACTCTGCCAGAGCACAGAGGGAAAGGCTTTGCTAGAGTCCTGGTCAGCGCCATGGCCAAGAAACTCCACACTCAGGGCTACCCAGTGTATTGCTTCATAGAGGAGGAGAACATGCTCTCATACAGGCTCTTTAAAAACCTGGGCTTCATTGAAGATCCCTCATACAGAGAAACCTGGTTTATATTCAGTGATCTTTAA
- the mgme1 gene encoding mitochondrial genome maintenance exonuclease 1 produces the protein MFILKRAVSVGGIIVLQCTSLSVGNFSTSHCLTSSKRNSPYSSVDSERYSSLVKSVMSSRVSSQTPESLQAEDEHMYGPVVKSQAPSSKPERVPKTLHPFLHCEETAGSEEPESGPLARIVLNRNQGRSFIPSVTRILQQTLSPEQIFYLERWKRKMIAELGEEGFKEYTQNLFRQGKLFHSALEDILTSGATWKNKNHSERPECPPEVGGYMESISHILEDVKAVRAIESTVQHDTLNYLGIVDCVARYRGVLCVIDWKTSEKPKPFLSNTYDNPVQVAAYAGALNNDGNYKYQVENGLIVVAYKDGSPAHAHQLSSELMLDYWKTWLIRLEEFTEQRSSHASSAFSEKR, from the exons ATGTTCATTCTTAAGCGCGCGGTGTCCGTGGGAGGCATTATTGTTCTTCAATGCACCTCCCTCTCTGTGGGCAATTTCTCTACTAGCCATTGCCTAACATCCTCAAAGCGAAACAGCCCGTACAGCTCAGTGGACAGTGAGCGCTACTCTTCCCTTGTGAAGTCTGTCATGTCATCCAGGGTCAGTTCCCAAACCCCCGAGAGTCTCCAAGCGGAGGACGAGCATATGTATGGACCTGTTGTCAAATCTCAGGCGCCCTCCTCAAAACCAGAGAGGGTCCCTAAAACCCTTCATCCCTTCTTACACTGTGAAGAGACTGCAGGATCTGAGGAGCCAGAGTCAGGACCTCTTGCCCGGATTGTGTTAAACCGAAACCAAGGCAGGTCTTTCATACCGAGTGTGACTCGCATTCTTCAGCAGACGCTTTCCCCAGAGCAGATCTTCTACCTGGAGAGATGGAAGAGGAAGATGATCGCAGAGCTTGGAGAGGAAGGCTTCAAAGAATACACCCAGA ATTTATTCAGGCAAGGGAAGCTTTTCCATTCAGCTTTGGAGGACATTCTTACATCAGGGGcaacatggaaaaacaaaaatcattcaGAGAGACCAGAGTGTCCACCTGAGGTAGGGGGATACATGGAGAGCATCTCTCACATACTGGAGGACGTCAAAGCAGTGAGAGCTATCGAAAGCACTGTGCAACATGACACGCTCAACTATCTGGGAATTGTGGACTGTGTTGCTCGCTACAG GGGTGTACTTTGTGTTATTGACTGGAAGacttcagagaagcccaaaccATTCCTGAGCAATACATACGACAACCCTGTTCAGGTGGCAGCCTATGCCGGGGCTCTGAACAACGATGGCAACTACAAATACCAG GTGGAAAATGGACTCATTGTAGTAGCCTACAAGGATGGCTCACCTGCCCACGCTCATCAGTTGAGCTCAGAGCTGATGTTGGATTACTGGAAAACTTGGTTGATTCGTCTCGAAGAGTTCACAGAACAGAG ATCCAGTCATGCATCAAGTGCTTTTTCTGAAAAGAGATGA